In a single window of the Candoia aspera isolate rCanAsp1 chromosome 14, rCanAsp1.hap2, whole genome shotgun sequence genome:
- the LOC134505512 gene encoding cytoplasmic phosphatidylinositol transfer protein 1-like, which produces MLVKEYRICMPLTTEEYRVGQLYTISKHSHQESDRGEGVEVVKNEPHEDPVHGQGQFTEKRVHLSSKLPSWARAVTPRIFYITEKAWNYYPYTITEYTCSFLPKFSIYIETKYEDNCGNSSNIFPSEKILRDHEVMFLDIAFDEIPERYYRSLEDLRYFCSTKTGRGPLQEGWREHTQPIMCSYKLVTVKFEVWGLQTRVEQFVHKVIRDILLIGHRQAFAWVDEWCDMSLDEVRAFESQMHVATNQNFSSQEP; this is translated from the exons TATCGAGTTGGGCAGCTTTACACCATCAGTAAGCACAGCCACCAGGAGAGCGACCGAGGGGAAGGAGTGGAAGTGGTGAAAAACGAGCCTCACGAGGACCCTGTCCATGGCCAGGGCCAGTTCACTGAGAAGAGGGTCCACCTGTCCAG CAAACTGCCTAGCTGGGCTCGCGCAGTAACACCACGGATCTTCTATATTACGGAGAAGGCCTGGAACTATTACCCATATACCATCACAG AGTACACG tGCTCCTTCCTGCCCAAATTTTCTATCTACATAGAGACCAAGTATGAAGATAATTGTGGAAATAGCAGCAAT ATCTTTCCCAGTGAAAAAATCTTGAGAGACCATGAAGTGATGTTCTTGGACATCGCTTTTGATGAGATTCCAGAGCGTTACTACAGGAGCCTAGAG GATCTCCGGTACTTCTGCTCAACCAAGACAGGTCGTGGGCCACTGCAGGAGGGCTGGCGGGAGCATACGCAACCCATCATGTGCTCCTACAAACTGGTGACGGTCAAATTTGAAGTCTGGGGGCTGCAAACACGGGTAGAACAATTTGTCCATAAG GTCATTCGAGATATTTTACTCATCGGCCATCGCCAAGCCTTCGCCTGGGTGGACGAGTGGTGTG ACATGTCCCTGGACGAGGTTCGTGCCTTCGAGAGTCAGATGCACGTGGCCACAAACCAAAACTTCAGCAGTCAGGAGCCCTAA